Proteins from one Salaquimonas pukyongi genomic window:
- a CDS encoding thioesterase domain-containing protein — translation MIKPVLRILFAASALMSAFVPAQAVEVYLFRGAGDFSFVADRLTFSQGMDDLRDKIRESGIHADVYRWQNAVGALADIRKRKPRSVALLGHSMGALAAITTAAQLRKEGVKVSYLGLIDIPGPVGTVPEGVMWAENFYSLFPVYGLLPVTRGQKAVVTNNHVFGQIHTTMDNSKKVHNAMLSAIWQVDDIDRGIREPVTLRAYALDNALSSPASRSVDAVAQPGTLSPAE, via the coding sequence ATGATCAAGCCAGTATTGCGTATCCTGTTTGCCGCCTCTGCGCTGATGTCGGCCTTTGTGCCGGCACAGGCAGTGGAGGTCTATCTGTTTCGCGGTGCGGGCGATTTCTCCTTCGTGGCGGACCGGCTGACTTTCAGCCAGGGGATGGACGATCTGCGCGACAAGATCCGCGAAAGCGGCATTCATGCCGATGTCTATCGCTGGCAGAATGCGGTGGGAGCACTTGCCGATATCCGCAAGCGCAAGCCGCGGTCTGTGGCGCTGCTGGGCCATTCCATGGGTGCGCTGGCGGCGATTACCACGGCAGCCCAGTTACGCAAGGAAGGGGTCAAGGTTTCCTATCTCGGCCTGATCGACATTCCAGGCCCCGTCGGCACGGTGCCGGAGGGTGTGATGTGGGCGGAAAATTTCTATTCGCTGTTTCCCGTTTACGGGTTGTTGCCCGTCACCAGGGGGCAGAAGGCGGTGGTGACCAATAATCACGTCTTTGGCCAGATTCACACGACGATGGACAACTCGAAAAAGGTCCACAATGCCATGCTTTCGGCAATCTGGCAGGTGGATGACATCGACCGGGGCATTCGCGAACCGGTCACCTTGCGCGCCTATGCGCTGGACAATGCGCTTTCCAGCCCGGCAAGCCGCAGTGTCGATGCGGTGGCGCAGCCCGGCACGCTTTCGCCCGCCGAATAA
- a CDS encoding alpha-hydroxy-acid oxidizing protein, protein MAGAGQVIGDGADFVLAGRPYLYGVAAHGEAGADHVSHILATDLANNMMQLGVSTLADLRRLSAL, encoded by the coding sequence ATTGCTGGTGCCGGGCAGGTCATAGGCGATGGCGCCGATTTCGTTCTTGCCGGCCGGCCCTATCTTTACGGTGTTGCCGCCCATGGCGAAGCAGGCGCTGACCATGTCAGCCATATTCTTGCCACCGACCTTGCCAACAACATGATGCAGCTGGGCGTTTCAACGCTGGCGGATTTGCGCAGGCTGTCTGCCCTCTGA
- a CDS encoding alcohol dehydrogenase catalytic domain-containing protein — translation MTLPERMKALVLKQDGFSDKPASYSPKSLAPFLAYKEVDVPRPRKGQVLVKMRCSSVNPSDVMFIQGSYGQPRIKGQPAGFEAVGDVVASGGGFMAAMMKGKRVAFVARSSGSWAPYVLADAATCIALRKDVRDEDGAAMIVNPLTAYAMFDMVKRSGSKAFVMSAAASQLCKLMAGLARDEGYSAIGVVRRDSQIGPLKELGAAHVLNSETKAFAREFAALCKAEKPVLFLDAVTGPVSAEIFDAMGRDARWVIYGRLTDEPTTVREPGQFIFMRKQIEGFWLVTWLGSTSLLTKMKTTRAVQRRFASGAWQTQVSARVALGDALKELPGLLAGENTGKVLLVPGRS, via the coding sequence ATGACGCTGCCTGAACGGATGAAGGCACTGGTGCTCAAGCAGGACGGGTTTTCGGACAAGCCGGCAAGCTATTCGCCGAAAAGCCTTGCGCCGTTTCTTGCCTATAAAGAAGTCGATGTGCCCCGTCCGCGCAAAGGACAGGTGCTGGTGAAGATGCGCTGTTCGTCGGTCAATCCGTCCGATGTGATGTTCATTCAGGGCAGCTATGGCCAGCCGCGCATCAAGGGCCAGCCGGCGGGATTTGAAGCCGTCGGCGATGTGGTTGCTTCCGGCGGCGGGTTTATGGCCGCCATGATGAAGGGCAAGCGGGTCGCGTTCGTGGCGCGAAGCTCGGGCAGTTGGGCACCTTACGTACTGGCCGATGCGGCGACTTGCATTGCCTTGCGCAAGGATGTGCGCGACGAGGATGGTGCGGCAATGATCGTCAACCCGCTGACGGCCTATGCGATGTTCGACATGGTCAAGCGGTCGGGGTCAAAGGCGTTCGTCATGTCGGCGGCGGCCAGCCAGTTGTGCAAGCTGATGGCTGGCCTTGCCCGCGATGAGGGTTATAGCGCCATCGGCGTGGTGCGCCGAGACAGCCAGATCGGCCCTTTGAAGGAACTGGGCGCTGCCCATGTACTCAACAGCGAAACGAAGGCTTTTGCCCGGGAATTTGCAGCATTGTGCAAGGCAGAAAAGCCGGTCCTGTTTCTCGACGCGGTGACGGGGCCTGTTTCGGCGGAAATATTCGATGCGATGGGCCGCGATGCGCGCTGGGTGATCTATGGCCGGTTGACCGATGAACCGACCACCGTCAGGGAGCCCGGCCAGTTCATCTTCATGCGCAAACAGATTGAAGGCTTCTGGCTTGTCACCTGGCTTGGCAGTACCTCGCTGTTGACCAAGATGAAGACGACCCGCGCCGTTCAACGGCGCTTTGCCAGCGGTGCCTGGCAAACGCAGGTTTCTGCCCGGGTGGCGCTTGGGGACGCCCTGAAGGAACTGCCAGGACTTCTTGCCGGTGAAAATACCGGCAAGGTATTGCTGGTGCCGGGCAGGTCATAG
- a CDS encoding acyl-CoA dehydrogenase family protein gives MDLGMTERLKPIHEQVAGMIADEIRPLDAEFLAEVEKGDRWAYTERQKEILEGLKATAKKRGLWNFWLTDSQRGYGLTTVEYAYLAEEMGKSHLAAEVFNCNAPDTGNMEVLERYGSPDHKEKWLAPLLEGEIRSAYLMTEPDVASSDATNIAMSCIRDGDAYVLNGEKWWSSGAGDPRCAVYIVMVHTPSEGRSRHQQHSMILVDAASKGIEKLRPMAVYGMDDAPHGHLHIRFKDVRVPAENLLLGEGRGFEIAQGRLGPGRIHHCMRAIGQAENALELMCRRSLQREAFGKPIAHLGANYDIIANCRMEIEQARLLCLKAAWMMDQGDARAAAPWISQIKVVAPLMALKVIDEAVQVHGAQGISQDTTLAHSWKHVRTLRLADGPDAVHRRQVARTELKKYSQEKF, from the coding sequence ATGGACCTTGGAATGACGGAACGGCTGAAACCGATCCATGAACAGGTGGCGGGCATGATCGCCGACGAGATCAGGCCGCTGGACGCGGAGTTTCTGGCCGAGGTGGAAAAGGGTGACCGCTGGGCCTACACGGAGCGCCAGAAAGAGATTCTGGAAGGCTTGAAGGCAACGGCGAAAAAGCGCGGGCTTTGGAACTTCTGGCTTACCGATTCGCAAAGGGGCTACGGGCTGACAACGGTGGAATATGCCTATCTTGCCGAGGAAATGGGGAAATCCCATCTAGCCGCCGAGGTTTTCAACTGCAATGCGCCCGATACCGGCAATATGGAAGTGCTCGAGCGCTATGGCAGCCCCGATCACAAGGAAAAATGGCTCGCGCCACTGCTCGAAGGCGAAATCCGCTCAGCCTATCTGATGACGGAGCCTGACGTTGCCTCGTCGGACGCCACCAACATTGCCATGTCCTGCATCAGGGATGGCGATGCGTATGTGCTTAACGGCGAAAAATGGTGGTCATCGGGGGCAGGCGATCCGCGCTGCGCGGTTTACATCGTCATGGTGCACACGCCCAGTGAGGGCCGCTCCCGCCATCAGCAGCACTCGATGATACTGGTCGATGCGGCTTCCAAGGGCATTGAAAAGCTGCGGCCTATGGCAGTCTACGGCATGGACGATGCGCCGCACGGCCATCTGCATATCCGCTTCAAGGATGTGCGGGTCCCGGCTGAAAACCTGTTGCTGGGCGAGGGGCGCGGATTTGAAATCGCCCAGGGCCGGCTTGGGCCGGGGCGCATCCATCACTGCATGCGGGCGATCGGGCAGGCCGAAAATGCGCTTGAACTGATGTGCCGGCGCTCGCTTCAGCGCGAGGCTTTCGGCAAGCCGATTGCCCATCTGGGCGCCAATTACGACATCATCGCCAATTGCCGCATGGAAATCGAACAGGCCAGATTGCTGTGCCTGAAGGCGGCTTGGATGATGGATCAGGGCGATGCGCGCGCTGCTGCGCCATGGATATCACAGATCAAGGTGGTGGCGCCGCTGATGGCGCTGAAAGTCATCGATGAGGCGGTGCAGGTCCATGGGGCACAGGGAATTTCCCAGGATACGACGCTCGCTCATTCCTGGAAGCATGTGCGCACGCTGCGGCTTGCCGACGGGCCGGACGCGGTGCACCGGCGGCAGGTGGCGCGTACGGAACTGAAGAAATACAGCCAGGAAAAGTTCTAA
- a CDS encoding SDR family oxidoreductase: protein MTICERLFSLDGKVALVTGGASGIGRMIATALVEAGAKVMIASRKTEECEKVAEALNALAKETGCGGSAEGFGGDVATRDGVLALVQEVKHRTDTLHILFNNAGTTWGEPVDTFPYEAWSRVFDVNVTGLFNLTRELLPLLEKSASAQDPARVVNIGSVMGSSPYGDGAYSYAASKAAVHHLTRILGKELAHRHITFNAFAPGPFPSKMTAFATGSREKAEVTGKSVPLGRIGRPDDIAAATLYLCGPGGSYVTGAILPIDGGVHVTTGPDLFEEAASM, encoded by the coding sequence ATGACCATCTGTGAAAGGCTGTTTTCGCTCGACGGAAAAGTGGCTCTGGTAACCGGCGGCGCCAGCGGCATAGGCCGCATGATCGCAACCGCGCTGGTGGAGGCTGGCGCCAAAGTCATGATCGCATCCCGCAAAACCGAAGAATGCGAAAAAGTGGCTGAGGCGCTCAACGCCCTGGCAAAGGAAACAGGCTGCGGCGGGTCGGCGGAAGGCTTCGGCGGCGATGTGGCAACCCGGGATGGCGTGCTTGCCCTTGTGCAAGAAGTCAAGCACCGCACGGATACCCTCCACATCCTGTTCAACAATGCCGGCACCACCTGGGGCGAACCCGTTGACACCTTTCCCTATGAAGCGTGGAGCCGGGTATTCGACGTCAACGTCACCGGCCTGTTCAACCTGACGCGCGAACTGCTGCCGCTGCTGGAAAAATCTGCATCCGCACAAGACCCTGCCCGCGTCGTGAACATCGGTTCGGTCATGGGTTCGTCCCCCTATGGCGATGGCGCCTATTCCTATGCCGCCTCCAAGGCAGCCGTGCATCATCTCACCCGCATTCTCGGCAAGGAACTTGCTCACCGCCACATCACTTTCAACGCCTTCGCACCAGGCCCTTTTCCCTCGAAGATGACCGCCTTTGCCACGGGTTCGCGGGAAAAGGCGGAAGTTACCGGAAAGTCGGTGCCGCTTGGACGCATCGGCAGGCCCGATGACATCGCTGCCGCGACCCTCTATCTGTGCGGTCCCGGAGGGAGTTACGTAACGGGCGCTATTCTTCCCATCGATGGCGGCGTTCATGTCACAACGGGTCCGGACCTGTTTGAAGAAGCAGCCAGCATGTAG
- a CDS encoding SDR family NAD(P)-dependent oxidoreductase, with amino-acid sequence MTIEFNGQVAIVTGAGNGLGKSHAMELARRGAKVVVNDFGGARDGSGGSLTPAEEVVAQIEAAGGKAIANGANVASIEDTGQMVADAVAKWGRVDVLINNAGILRDRSFGKMSDSEWDAVVAVHMTGSANCARSVWNQMKEQGYGRILMTTSTSGIYGNFGQANYGAAKMGVIGLMNTLCIEGMKSDIRINCLAPTAATRMTEDIMSEEMLAALDPRHVTPAAIYMVSRKAPNRTVMFAGGGTFSKLEIRESKGVFLAEDDRNADGVAENFSRIADMAEPDHFSHGNEHIAKVLTNASKAVSS; translated from the coding sequence ATGACAATTGAGTTTAATGGCCAAGTCGCCATCGTGACCGGCGCCGGCAACGGCCTTGGCAAGAGCCATGCCATGGAACTTGCCCGCCGTGGCGCCAAGGTCGTGGTCAACGATTTCGGCGGTGCCCGCGACGGTTCCGGCGGTTCATTGACACCGGCAGAAGAAGTGGTGGCTCAAATCGAGGCTGCGGGCGGTAAAGCCATTGCCAACGGCGCCAATGTCGCCAGCATCGAGGATACCGGCCAGATGGTGGCTGATGCCGTCGCCAAATGGGGCCGGGTTGATGTGCTGATCAACAATGCCGGCATCCTGCGCGACCGCAGCTTCGGCAAGATGTCGGACAGCGAATGGGACGCCGTCGTTGCGGTTCACATGACCGGCTCGGCAAACTGCGCCCGCTCGGTCTGGAACCAGATGAAGGAACAGGGCTATGGCCGTATCCTGATGACAACGTCGACCTCCGGCATCTACGGAAATTTCGGCCAGGCCAATTACGGCGCTGCAAAAATGGGCGTCATCGGCCTGATGAACACGCTGTGCATTGAAGGCATGAAAAGCGACATCCGCATCAATTGCCTGGCACCGACCGCCGCAACCCGCATGACCGAAGACATCATGAGCGAGGAAATGCTGGCCGCCCTCGATCCCAGGCATGTCACCCCTGCGGCGATTTACATGGTCAGCCGCAAGGCGCCCAACAGAACCGTGATGTTCGCCGGTGGCGGGACGTTTTCAAAGCTTGAAATCCGCGAGAGCAAGGGAGTTTTTCTGGCCGAAGATGATCGCAATGCCGATGGCGTTGCAGAAAACTTCAGCCGTATCGCCGACATGGCCGAGCCGGACCACTTTTCCCACGGCAATGAGCACATCGCCAAGGTGCTGACCAATGCCAGC